The Boseongicola sp. DNA segment CACCGTCCTTACGGACAATGGCGGAAACGTCGTTGAAAGCGAATACTGGGGCGTCAAAACGATGGCCTACAAGATTAACAAGAACCGCAAAGGCCACTATGCCTTTCTGAAAACCGAGGCACCTGCCCCGGCTGTTCAGGAAATGGAACGCCTGATGCGCCTTCATGAAGACGTGATGCGCGTCCTGACCATCAAGGTCGACGCCCACGAAGAAGGCCCTTCGGTTCAAATGCGCAAATCCGATGACCGTGACGGTCGTCGTGAGCGCCGCTAAGGAGGACTAAGTCATGGCTGCAAAACCATTTTTCCGCCGTCGCAAAGTCTGCCCTTTCTCGGGTGATAACGCGCCGACAATCGACTATAAGGACACGAAACTGTTGCAACGCTATATCTCTGAGCGCGGCAAAATCGTTCCTTCCCGTATCACCGCTGTCAGCGCTAAGAAGCAGCGCGAACTGGCCCGTGCGATCAAGCGCGCCCGGTTCCTGGCGTTGTTGCCTTACGCTGTGAAATAAGGAGAACGACATGCAAGTTATCCTTTTAGAACGTGTGGCAAAGCTGGGTCAGATGGGCGACGTCGTCGATGTTAAAGACGGCTATGCGCGCAACTTTCTGTTGCCACAAAAGAAAGCTTTGTGGGCGTCTTCGACGAACATCGAGCAGTTTGAAGCGCAAAAAGCTCAGCTAGAAACGCGCAACCTTGAAACAAAGTCCGAAGCCGAAGATTTGGCTGGCCGTCTGAACGGTCAACAGTTCATCGTGATCCGGTCTGCTTCTGATGGTGGTTCGCTTTATGGGTCGGTCACAACGCGTGACGCGGCTGAA contains these protein-coding regions:
- the rpsF gene encoding 30S ribosomal protein S6, yielding MPHYEHVMIARQDLSNTQAEGLVEHFGTVLTDNGGNVVESEYWGVKTMAYKINKNRKGHYAFLKTEAPAPAVQEMERLMRLHEDVMRVLTIKVDAHEEGPSVQMRKSDDRDGRRERR
- the rpsR gene encoding 30S ribosomal protein S18 codes for the protein MAAKPFFRRRKVCPFSGDNAPTIDYKDTKLLQRYISERGKIVPSRITAVSAKKQRELARAIKRARFLALLPYAVK